The Syngnathoides biaculeatus isolate LvHL_M chromosome 6, ASM1980259v1, whole genome shotgun sequence genome has a window encoding:
- the LOC133502073 gene encoding aggrecan core protein-like isoform X1, with protein sequence MTSLLLLCASLGFVSATTSFQRHDGLDGTLRVSIPMEVPLRPLLGGKVLVPCYFQDNTAGDPGAPTTAPLSHRIKWSFVTEENVTTILVASEGDVHVETEYLDRVTMVNYPLVSTDASLEITELRSKDSGSYRCEVMHGIEDNYDTVDIQVQGIVFHYRAITTRYTLTFEKAKAACIQNSATIATPAQLQAAYDDGYHQCDAGWLSDQTVRYPIHHPREECYGDKENFPGVRTYGVRDVNETYDVYCFAEKMPGRVFYSMSVEKFTFDEADDQCTKLGARLATTGELYLAWKGGMDVCNAGWLGDRSVRYPINIARPQCGGGLLGVRTVYLFPNQTGYPIPSSRYDAICFQGSDDDGAVPGRITPFPDIMSLTPAPGVYPGLTSRPGGQEIKHGGVEILAKPISPPFTDGAMAPSGVVFHYRPITGRYTLTFPEAQQACKSIGAAIASPLQLQAAFEKGLHQCDAGWLGDQTVRYPIVSPRDKCAGNLLHLPGVRSYGLRPNTERYDVFCYVEHMRGEVFFTSDYDSFSFEEALLHCEKLNSTLATTGQLYAAWNQGLDKCRPGWLMDRSVRYPVTTPRSHCGGGQVGVHIIYAFPNQTGFPDEHSRYDAYCYRAERPATETGGGTTIDTGSETTIDTDSETTIDTGSETTTDTDSETTTDTDSETTTDTETIFDKLLTVDVISKTTVAVDHATPTIEPTVGYNDTEIGLNITEIEEVIQETSITTQLTAPTLPVDGSASGSGDHSASGDISGESSTTSGSGDSGSGLDITFSGHTDIQSGDLSASGEPQGAEGGSTIFTTGDSYSASGSGSVVSGSGSGFVVSGSGSGSGDSGNGADIVINILDGKEKELSIPTVTEQELGSGVLWTSGMSGSGRMSGSGSMSGSGGMSGSGGMSGSGGMSGSGSGFSGITFTDKSSIDATVQQSGEQELYGSTIMSGSGSTSASGSFSGSGVSGFSGITFTDKSSIDATVQQSGEQELYGSTIMSGSGSTSGSGSVSGSGISEFSGIIFTDNGAIDLTVQQSGEQELYGSAEMSGSGSVSASGSLSGSGISGFSGISFTDNSGIDLTVQPSGEQELSGYEPSASGSLSASGISGFSGISFTDNSGIDLTAQPSGEQELSGYEPFASGYPSGSPSGFPSGTSGSGSASGQPSQTDSDIIFLTDDRIQEVTVSPQKHHPEEGRGVIEISGEESGSGIPLQVSGSDRTSTAGLSIAFPPGSTMTYPDYNEPSGHKEEEATVIVLTPDPGYVSPTTAPTISLATPPAVEQPEVEQAVHGCPEGWLEFMGSCYLHFADRHTWSDAEQRCQELNAHLVSIRSEEEQLFLNSKGQDYEWIGLNDKEVQNEFHWTDGSALTYENWRPNQPDNYFNSGEDCVVMIGHEGGQWNDVPCNYYLPFSCKTQPASCGAPPEVEHGSPMGVSRDRYAVNSKVRYQCQAGYTQRHLPVIRCTESGQWETPQVECLETADSRGNRLHRRSAKSRSRGAGSRRGHRKAL encoded by the exons ATGACTTCTCTGCTTCTACTGTGTGCGTCTTTGGGCTTCGTCTCGGCAACGACGTCCTTTCAACGCCATGACG GCTTGGATGGCACACTGCGTGTCAGCATTCCAATGGAGGTGCCTCTGCGCCCCCTGCTGGGCGGCAAGGTGCTGGTGCCCTGCTACTTCCAGGACAACACCGCCGGAGACCCCGGCGCACCGACCACGGCCCCGCTCTCCCACCGCATCAAATGGAGCTTTGTCACCGAGGAGAACGTTACCACCATCCTTGTGGCGTCGGAGGGCGACGTCCACGTGGAGACCGAGTACCTGGACAGAGTAACAATGGTCAACTACCCGCTGGTGTCCACAGATGCCAGCCTGGAGATAACGGAGCTGAGGTCCAAAGACTCAGGCTCCTACCGCTGTGAGGTGATGCATGGCATCGAGGACAACTACGACACCGTCGACATCCAGGTTCAGG GTATTGTGTTCCACTACCGAGCCATCACCACCCGGTACACCCTTACCTTTGAGAAGGCCAAAGCGGCTTGCATCCAGAACAGCGCCACCATCGCCACCCCAGCCCAGCTGCAGGCCGCCTACGATGACGGATACCACCAATGTGATGCCGGATGGCTGTCTGATCAGACTGTTAG GTACCCCATTCATCATCCCCGAGAGGAATGCTACGGAGACAAGGAAAACTTCCCCGGCGTGAGAACCTATGGAGTGAGAGACGTAAATGAGACTTACGACGTTTACTGTTTTGCGGAGAAGATGCCAG GCAGAGTCTTCTACTCCATGTCGGTGGAGAAGTTCACTTTCGACGAAGCTGACGATCAGTGCACCAAACTGGGCGCCAGGCTCGCCACCACCGGAGAGCTTTACCTGGCCTGGAAGGGCGGTATGGATGTGTGCAACGCCGGTTGGTTGGGCGACCGGAGCGTGCGTTACCCCATCAACATTGCCAGGCCTCAGTGTGGAGGCGGGCTCCTGGGAGTGAGAACAGTCTACCTGTTCCCCAACCAGACGGGGTACCCCATCCCGAGCTCTCGTTATGATGCCATCTGCTTCCAAG GCAGTGATGATGACGGTGCAGTTCCCGGGAGGATCACTCCTTTCCCAGACATCATGAGCCTGACCCCAGCACCCGGAGTTTACCCAGGCCTCACAAGCCGCCCTGGGGGTCAGGAGATCAAGCATGGCGGTGTGGAGATTCTCGCCAAGCCCATCTCACCTCCTTTTACAGACGGCGCCATGGCTCCCAGCG GTGTGGTGTTCCACTACCGACCGATTACTGGTCGGTACACTCTCACCTTTCCGGAGGCCCAACAGGCCTGCAAGAGTATTGGAGCAGCCATCGCCAGCCCTTTGCAGCTGCAGGCGGCCTTTGAAAAAGGCCTGCACCAATGTGACGCTGGCTGGTTAGGTGACCAGACTGTTAG GTATCCCATCGTGTCACCCCGAGATAAATGCGCCGGCAACCTGCTGCACCTCCCAGGAGTCCGATCCTACGGTCTGAGGCCAAACACAGAGCGTTACGATGTGTTTTGTTATGTCGAACATATGCGAG GTGAGGTCTTCTTCACCAGTGACTACGATAGCTTTTCCTTCGAGGAGGCCCTACTGCACTGCGAGAAACTCAACAGTACACTGGCGACAACCGGGCAGCTGTACGCCGCATGGAACCAAGGCCTCGACAAGTGCCGCCCTGGGTGGTTGATGGACCGCAGCGTTCGATATCCCGTCACGACTCCCAGATCCCACTGCGGCGGAGGTCAGGTGGGCGTCCACATCATCTATGCCTTCCCCAACCAGACGGGCTTTCCAGATGAGCACTCCCGCTACGACGCCTATTGTTACCGAG CGGAACGGCCTGCCACTGAAACTGGCGGTGGAACCACCATTGACACTGGCAGTGAAACCACCATTGACACCGACAGTGAAACCACCATTGACACCGGCAGTGAAACCACCACTGACACCGACAGTGAAACCACCACTGACACCGACAGTGAAACCACCACTGACACCGAAACCATTTTCGACAAGTTACTGACAGTGGACGTCATCAGCAAGACAACGGTTGCAGTTGATCACGCCACTCCCACAA TTGAACCTACCGTGGGTTACAATGACACCGAAATAGGTCTAAACATCACAGAAATAGAGGAGGTTATCCAGGAGACAAGCATCACAACTCAGCTAACTGCTCCTACTT TGCCGGTTGATGGGTCTGCCTCTGGATCAGGCGACCATTCAGCTAGCGGGGACATCTCAGGGGAGTCCAGCACTACCAGCGGAAGTGGAGACTCTGGTTCAGGACTAGACATCACTTTTAGTGGACACACAGACATCCAGTCAGGAGACCTTTCAGCCTCTGGCGAGCCACAGGGAGCGGAGGGTGGCAGCACAATATTCACCACAGGAGACTCCTATAGTGCATCAGGATCTGGATCTGTTGTATCAGGATCTGGATCTGGTTTTGTTGTATCAGGATCGGGTTCTGGCAGTGGAGACAGTGGCAATGGAGCTGACATTGTGATCAATATACTGGATGGAAAAGAGAAAGAACTGTCGATCCCAACCGTCACAGAGCAGGAGTTAGGTAGCGGAGTCTTGTGGACTTCTGGTATGTCCGGATCTGGACGCATGTCCGGATCAGGAAGCATGTCCGGATCAGGAGGCATGTCTGGATCAGGAGGCATGTCTGGATCAGGAGGCATGTCCGGGTCAGGCAGTGGATTTTCTGGTATCACCTTTACGGACAAAAGTTCCATTGATGCAACAGTTCAACAATCAGGAGAGCAGGAGTTGTATGGTTCCACTATAATGTCCGGATCAGGATCGACATCTGCATCAGGCTCGTTCTCTGGGTCAGGCGTCAGTGGATTTTCTGGTATCACCTTTACGGACAAAAGTTCCATTGACGCAACAGTTCAACAATCAGGAGAGCAGGAGTTGTATGGTTCCACTATAATGTCCGGATCAGGATCTACATCCGGATCAGGCTCTGTCTCTGGGTCAGGCATCAGTGAATTTTCTGGCATCATCTTTACGGACAACGGTGCCATTGACCTAACGGTTCAGCAATCGGGAGAACAGGAGTTGTACGGATCTGCTGAAATGTCCGGATCGGGATCTGTGTCTGCATCAGGCTCTTTGTCTGGGTCAGGCATCAGTGGATTTTCTGGCATCTCCTTTACGGACAACAGCGGCATTGATTTAACAGTCCAGCCATCAGGAGAGCAGGAGTTGTCTGGATATGAACCTTCTGCATCAGGCTCTTTGTCTGCGTCAGGCATCAGTGGATTTTCTGGCATCTCCTTTACGGACAACAGCGGCATTGATTTAACAGCCCAGCCATCAGGAGAGCAGGAGTTGTCTGGATATGAACCCTTTGCATCAGGCTACCCAAGTGGTTCTCCAAGTGGATTTCCATCTGGTACTTCAGGCAGTGGTTCTGCCTCTGGCCAACCTTCACAGACAGATAGCGACATCATCTTTCTAACCGATGACAGGATACAGGAAGTTACCGTTTCTCCCCAGAAGCACCATCCAGAAGAGGGTCGTGGCGTTATAGAAATAAGCGGCGAGGAAAGTGGTTCTGGAATCCCTCTTCAGGTATCAGGCAGTGACAGGACGTCAACTGCTGGGCTTTCTATAGCTTTTCCTCCTGGATCTACCATGACCTACCCAGACTACAATGAGCCATCAGGGCATAAGGAGGAGGAGGCTACCGTCATCGTTCTGACTCCAGACCCCGGCTACGTCAGCCCAACCACTGCACCGACGATCTCACTGGCAACCCCTCCTGCTGTGGAACAGCCAGAAGTAGAACAGG CTGTGCATGGTTGTCCCGAGGGCTGGTTGGAGTTCATGGGAAGCTGTTACCTCCACTTCGCTGACAGACACACCTGGTCAGATGCTGAGCAGCGTTGCCAGGAGCTCAACGCCCACCTGGTCAGCATCAGATCTGAAGAGGAGCAGCTGTTTCTAAACT CCAAAGGTCAGGACTATGAGTGGATAGGCCTCAACGACAAAGAAGTTCAGAACGAATTCCATTGGACAGATGGCAGTGCTCTG ACATACGAGAACTGGAGGCCCAACCAGCCAGATAACTACTTCAACTCCGGAGAGGACTGCGTGGTCATGATCGGGCATGAAGGAGGCCAGTGGAACGACGTTCCTTGCAACTACTACCTTCCCTTCTCATGCAAGACTCAACCCG CGAGTTGCGGCGCGCCCCCTGAGGTGGAGCACGGCTCACCGATGGGCGTCAGCCGGGATCGCTACGCTGTCAACTCCAAGGTGCGCTACCAGTGTCAAGCGGGCTACACGCAGCGCCACCTGCCTGTCATTCGCTGTACGGAGAGCGGACAGTGGGAGACGCCGCAAGTGGAATGTCTAGAAA CAGCCGACAGCCGCGGCAACAGACTACACAGGAGGTCGGCGAAGAGCAGAAGTCGAGGAGCCGGCAGCCGGCGGGGGCACAGGAAAGCGCTTTGA
- the LOC133502073 gene encoding aggrecan core protein-like isoform X2 produces MTSLLLLCASLGFVSATTSFQRHDGLDGTLRVSIPMEVPLRPLLGGKVLVPCYFQDNTAGDPGAPTTAPLSHRIKWSFVTEENVTTILVASEGDVHVETEYLDRVTMVNYPLVSTDASLEITELRSKDSGSYRCEVMHGIEDNYDTVDIQVQGIVFHYRAITTRYTLTFEKAKAACIQNSATIATPAQLQAAYDDGYHQCDAGWLSDQTVRYPIHHPREECYGDKENFPGVRTYGVRDVNETYDVYCFAEKMPGRVFYSMSVEKFTFDEADDQCTKLGARLATTGELYLAWKGGMDVCNAGWLGDRSVRYPINIARPQCGGGLLGVRTVYLFPNQTGYPIPSSRYDAICFQGSDDDGAVPGRITPFPDIMSLTPAPGVYPGLTSRPGGQEIKHGGVEILAKPISPPFTDGAMAPSGVVFHYRPITGRYTLTFPEAQQACKSIGAAIASPLQLQAAFEKGLHQCDAGWLGDQTVRYPIVSPRDKCAGNLLHLPGVRSYGLRPNTERYDVFCYVEHMRGEVFFTSDYDSFSFEEALLHCEKLNSTLATTGQLYAAWNQGLDKCRPGWLMDRSVRYPVTTPRSHCGGGQVGVHIIYAFPNQTGFPDEHSRYDAYCYRAERPATETGGGTTIDTGSETTIDTDSETTIDTGSETTTDTDSETTTDTDSETTTDTETIFDKLLTVDVISKTTVAVDHATPTIEPTVGYNDTEIGLNITEIEEVIQETSITTQLTAPTLPVDGSASGSGDHSASGDISGESSTTSGSGDSGSGLDITFSGHTDIQSGDLSASGEPQGAEGGSTIFTTGDSYSASGSGSVVSGSGSGFVVSGSGSGSGDSGNGADIVINILDGKEKELSIPTVTEQELGSGVLWTSGMSGSGRMSGSGSMSGSGGMSGSGGMSGSGGMSGSGSGFSGITFTDKSSIDATVQQSGEQELYGSTIMSGSGSTSASGSFSGSGVSGFSGITFTDKSSIDATVQQSGEQELYGSTIMSGSGSTSGSGSVSGSGISEFSGIIFTDNGAIDLTVQQSGEQELYGSAEMSGSGSVSASGSLSGSGISGFSGISFTDNSGIDLTVQPSGEQELSGYEPSASGSLSASGISGFSGISFTDNSGIDLTAQPSGEQELSGYEPFASGYPSGSPSGFPSGTSGSGSASGQPSQTDSDIIFLTDDRIQEVTVSPQKHHPEEGRGVIEISGEESGSGIPLQVSGSDRTSTAGLSIAFPPGSTMTYPDYNEPSGHKEEEATVIVLTPDPGYVSPTTAPTISLATPPAVEQPEVEQAVHGCPEGWLEFMGSCYLHFADRHTWSDAEQRCQELNAHLVSIRSEEEQLFLNSKGQDYEWIGLNDKEVQNEFHWTDGSALTYENWRPNQPDNYFNSGEDCVVMIGHEGGQWNDVPCNYYLPFSCKTQPASCGAPPEVEHGSPMGVSRDRYAVNSKVRYQCQAGYTQRHLPVIRCTESGQWETPQVECLETDSRGNRLHRRSAKSRSRGAGSRRGHRKAL; encoded by the exons ATGACTTCTCTGCTTCTACTGTGTGCGTCTTTGGGCTTCGTCTCGGCAACGACGTCCTTTCAACGCCATGACG GCTTGGATGGCACACTGCGTGTCAGCATTCCAATGGAGGTGCCTCTGCGCCCCCTGCTGGGCGGCAAGGTGCTGGTGCCCTGCTACTTCCAGGACAACACCGCCGGAGACCCCGGCGCACCGACCACGGCCCCGCTCTCCCACCGCATCAAATGGAGCTTTGTCACCGAGGAGAACGTTACCACCATCCTTGTGGCGTCGGAGGGCGACGTCCACGTGGAGACCGAGTACCTGGACAGAGTAACAATGGTCAACTACCCGCTGGTGTCCACAGATGCCAGCCTGGAGATAACGGAGCTGAGGTCCAAAGACTCAGGCTCCTACCGCTGTGAGGTGATGCATGGCATCGAGGACAACTACGACACCGTCGACATCCAGGTTCAGG GTATTGTGTTCCACTACCGAGCCATCACCACCCGGTACACCCTTACCTTTGAGAAGGCCAAAGCGGCTTGCATCCAGAACAGCGCCACCATCGCCACCCCAGCCCAGCTGCAGGCCGCCTACGATGACGGATACCACCAATGTGATGCCGGATGGCTGTCTGATCAGACTGTTAG GTACCCCATTCATCATCCCCGAGAGGAATGCTACGGAGACAAGGAAAACTTCCCCGGCGTGAGAACCTATGGAGTGAGAGACGTAAATGAGACTTACGACGTTTACTGTTTTGCGGAGAAGATGCCAG GCAGAGTCTTCTACTCCATGTCGGTGGAGAAGTTCACTTTCGACGAAGCTGACGATCAGTGCACCAAACTGGGCGCCAGGCTCGCCACCACCGGAGAGCTTTACCTGGCCTGGAAGGGCGGTATGGATGTGTGCAACGCCGGTTGGTTGGGCGACCGGAGCGTGCGTTACCCCATCAACATTGCCAGGCCTCAGTGTGGAGGCGGGCTCCTGGGAGTGAGAACAGTCTACCTGTTCCCCAACCAGACGGGGTACCCCATCCCGAGCTCTCGTTATGATGCCATCTGCTTCCAAG GCAGTGATGATGACGGTGCAGTTCCCGGGAGGATCACTCCTTTCCCAGACATCATGAGCCTGACCCCAGCACCCGGAGTTTACCCAGGCCTCACAAGCCGCCCTGGGGGTCAGGAGATCAAGCATGGCGGTGTGGAGATTCTCGCCAAGCCCATCTCACCTCCTTTTACAGACGGCGCCATGGCTCCCAGCG GTGTGGTGTTCCACTACCGACCGATTACTGGTCGGTACACTCTCACCTTTCCGGAGGCCCAACAGGCCTGCAAGAGTATTGGAGCAGCCATCGCCAGCCCTTTGCAGCTGCAGGCGGCCTTTGAAAAAGGCCTGCACCAATGTGACGCTGGCTGGTTAGGTGACCAGACTGTTAG GTATCCCATCGTGTCACCCCGAGATAAATGCGCCGGCAACCTGCTGCACCTCCCAGGAGTCCGATCCTACGGTCTGAGGCCAAACACAGAGCGTTACGATGTGTTTTGTTATGTCGAACATATGCGAG GTGAGGTCTTCTTCACCAGTGACTACGATAGCTTTTCCTTCGAGGAGGCCCTACTGCACTGCGAGAAACTCAACAGTACACTGGCGACAACCGGGCAGCTGTACGCCGCATGGAACCAAGGCCTCGACAAGTGCCGCCCTGGGTGGTTGATGGACCGCAGCGTTCGATATCCCGTCACGACTCCCAGATCCCACTGCGGCGGAGGTCAGGTGGGCGTCCACATCATCTATGCCTTCCCCAACCAGACGGGCTTTCCAGATGAGCACTCCCGCTACGACGCCTATTGTTACCGAG CGGAACGGCCTGCCACTGAAACTGGCGGTGGAACCACCATTGACACTGGCAGTGAAACCACCATTGACACCGACAGTGAAACCACCATTGACACCGGCAGTGAAACCACCACTGACACCGACAGTGAAACCACCACTGACACCGACAGTGAAACCACCACTGACACCGAAACCATTTTCGACAAGTTACTGACAGTGGACGTCATCAGCAAGACAACGGTTGCAGTTGATCACGCCACTCCCACAA TTGAACCTACCGTGGGTTACAATGACACCGAAATAGGTCTAAACATCACAGAAATAGAGGAGGTTATCCAGGAGACAAGCATCACAACTCAGCTAACTGCTCCTACTT TGCCGGTTGATGGGTCTGCCTCTGGATCAGGCGACCATTCAGCTAGCGGGGACATCTCAGGGGAGTCCAGCACTACCAGCGGAAGTGGAGACTCTGGTTCAGGACTAGACATCACTTTTAGTGGACACACAGACATCCAGTCAGGAGACCTTTCAGCCTCTGGCGAGCCACAGGGAGCGGAGGGTGGCAGCACAATATTCACCACAGGAGACTCCTATAGTGCATCAGGATCTGGATCTGTTGTATCAGGATCTGGATCTGGTTTTGTTGTATCAGGATCGGGTTCTGGCAGTGGAGACAGTGGCAATGGAGCTGACATTGTGATCAATATACTGGATGGAAAAGAGAAAGAACTGTCGATCCCAACCGTCACAGAGCAGGAGTTAGGTAGCGGAGTCTTGTGGACTTCTGGTATGTCCGGATCTGGACGCATGTCCGGATCAGGAAGCATGTCCGGATCAGGAGGCATGTCTGGATCAGGAGGCATGTCTGGATCAGGAGGCATGTCCGGGTCAGGCAGTGGATTTTCTGGTATCACCTTTACGGACAAAAGTTCCATTGATGCAACAGTTCAACAATCAGGAGAGCAGGAGTTGTATGGTTCCACTATAATGTCCGGATCAGGATCGACATCTGCATCAGGCTCGTTCTCTGGGTCAGGCGTCAGTGGATTTTCTGGTATCACCTTTACGGACAAAAGTTCCATTGACGCAACAGTTCAACAATCAGGAGAGCAGGAGTTGTATGGTTCCACTATAATGTCCGGATCAGGATCTACATCCGGATCAGGCTCTGTCTCTGGGTCAGGCATCAGTGAATTTTCTGGCATCATCTTTACGGACAACGGTGCCATTGACCTAACGGTTCAGCAATCGGGAGAACAGGAGTTGTACGGATCTGCTGAAATGTCCGGATCGGGATCTGTGTCTGCATCAGGCTCTTTGTCTGGGTCAGGCATCAGTGGATTTTCTGGCATCTCCTTTACGGACAACAGCGGCATTGATTTAACAGTCCAGCCATCAGGAGAGCAGGAGTTGTCTGGATATGAACCTTCTGCATCAGGCTCTTTGTCTGCGTCAGGCATCAGTGGATTTTCTGGCATCTCCTTTACGGACAACAGCGGCATTGATTTAACAGCCCAGCCATCAGGAGAGCAGGAGTTGTCTGGATATGAACCCTTTGCATCAGGCTACCCAAGTGGTTCTCCAAGTGGATTTCCATCTGGTACTTCAGGCAGTGGTTCTGCCTCTGGCCAACCTTCACAGACAGATAGCGACATCATCTTTCTAACCGATGACAGGATACAGGAAGTTACCGTTTCTCCCCAGAAGCACCATCCAGAAGAGGGTCGTGGCGTTATAGAAATAAGCGGCGAGGAAAGTGGTTCTGGAATCCCTCTTCAGGTATCAGGCAGTGACAGGACGTCAACTGCTGGGCTTTCTATAGCTTTTCCTCCTGGATCTACCATGACCTACCCAGACTACAATGAGCCATCAGGGCATAAGGAGGAGGAGGCTACCGTCATCGTTCTGACTCCAGACCCCGGCTACGTCAGCCCAACCACTGCACCGACGATCTCACTGGCAACCCCTCCTGCTGTGGAACAGCCAGAAGTAGAACAGG CTGTGCATGGTTGTCCCGAGGGCTGGTTGGAGTTCATGGGAAGCTGTTACCTCCACTTCGCTGACAGACACACCTGGTCAGATGCTGAGCAGCGTTGCCAGGAGCTCAACGCCCACCTGGTCAGCATCAGATCTGAAGAGGAGCAGCTGTTTCTAAACT CCAAAGGTCAGGACTATGAGTGGATAGGCCTCAACGACAAAGAAGTTCAGAACGAATTCCATTGGACAGATGGCAGTGCTCTG ACATACGAGAACTGGAGGCCCAACCAGCCAGATAACTACTTCAACTCCGGAGAGGACTGCGTGGTCATGATCGGGCATGAAGGAGGCCAGTGGAACGACGTTCCTTGCAACTACTACCTTCCCTTCTCATGCAAGACTCAACCCG CGAGTTGCGGCGCGCCCCCTGAGGTGGAGCACGGCTCACCGATGGGCGTCAGCCGGGATCGCTACGCTGTCAACTCCAAGGTGCGCTACCAGTGTCAAGCGGGCTACACGCAGCGCCACCTGCCTGTCATTCGCTGTACGGAGAGCGGACAGTGGGAGACGCCGCAAGTGGAATGTCTAGAAA CCGACAGCCGCGGCAACAGACTACACAGGAGGTCGGCGAAGAGCAGAAGTCGAGGAGCCGGCAGCCGGCGGGGGCACAGGAAAGCGCTTTGA
- the hapln3 gene encoding hyaluronan and proteoglycan link protein 3 — MVGGLLRPLLVACGPLLLAAAVAAAARPHTNNGFYYHDDGNGNANGEIYFNGVRLHVESPQASVSATTGGTVTLPCHFHYEPELSAPRRTRVKWSWLPANAAAEPARPGQTAAAYAVETQVMVAMGNRHRSYGGFRGRVRLRRSAPGDMSLVIDELRPNDTGRYRCEVIDGLEDESVTVELELRGVVFPYYSEKGRYRFNFVGAQRACRDQDATLATFEQLFTAWDEGLDWCNAGWLADGTVQYPITAPRAGCGGSDLAPGLRSYGRRHHHLHRFDAFCFSASVKGTVYFLQSPSKLNFTEAVQACAGNSSRVAKVGQLYAAWRLAGLDRCDAGWLADGSVRYPIAKARANCGPPEPGVRSFGFPPRHRKFGVYCYR; from the exons ATGGTCGGTGGCCTCTTGCGCCCCCTTTTGGTCGCCTGCGGGCCGCTGCTGCTGGCCGCGGCCGTCGCAGCCGCAGCTCGCCCCCACACCAACAACGGCTTCTACTACCATGACGACGGCAACGGCAACGCCAACGGGGAGA TCTATTTCAACGGGGTGCGTTTGCACGTGGAGTCGCCGCAGGCGTCCGTGTCAGCCACCACGGGCGGCACCGTCACCCTCCCCTGCCACTTCCACTACGAACCCGAGCTCAGCGCCCCGCGCCGGACGCGGGTCAAGTGGTCGTGGTTGCCCGCCAACGCCGCGGCCGAGCCCGCCCGCCCCGGGCAGACGGCGGCGGCCTACGCCGTGGAAACGCAGGTGATGGTCGCCATGGGCAACCGCCACCGCAGCTACGGCGGGTTCCGGGGTCGGGTCCGCCTGCGGCGCTCGGCGCCGGGCGACATGTCGCTGGTCATCGATGAGCTGCGCCCCAACGACACGGGACGGTACCGGTGCGAGGTGATCGACGGATTGGAGGACGAGAGCGTCACCGTGGAACTGGAGCTGCGAG GCGTGGTGTTTCCGTACTACTCGGAGAAAGGGCGCTACCGCTTCAACTTTGTGGGCGCCCAGCGGGCGTGCCGGGATCAGGACGCCACCCTGGCCACGTTCGAGCAGCTCTTCACGGCGTGGGACGAGGGCCTGGACTGGTGCAACGCCGGCTGGTTGGCCGACGGCACCGTGCAGTACCCGATCACCGCGCCCCGCGCCGGCTGCGGGGGGTCCGACTTGGCTCCGGGCCTGCGCAGCTACGGTCGACgccaccaccacctccaccgCTTCGACGCCTTCTGCTTCTCCGCTTCGGTGAAAG GGACCGTCTACTTCCTGCAAAGCCCGTCCAAGCTCAACTTCACCGAAGCGGTCCAGGCCTGCGCCGGGAACTCCAGTCGCGTCGCCAAAGTGGGCCAGCTGTACGCCGCGTGGAGGCTCGCGGGATTGGACCGCTGCGACGCCGGGtggctcgcggacggcagcgTTCGCTATCCCATCGCGAAAGCCCGCGCTAACTGCGGCCCGCCGGAACCGGGGGTGCGCAGCTTCGGGTTCCCCCCGCGCCACCGCAAGTTCGGCGTCTACTGTTACCGGTAG